The bacterium genome includes a window with the following:
- a CDS encoding TonB-dependent receptor, translating into MNARTLAPTAIALATTVLVAAPALAATLSGTVKDKQTGRPVANARVTVVGPDRRAEVKADGSFSLDGLKPGTYPVKVEAPGYLPLVIGKVSFSDARPVQLNASLKVGTLSAPTQVVSGDRPARLAQTETSRRSFTAEEVRKVAGARNDPILAVTNTAGVNAGGFSGAPVVRGGGPNDNRYYLDNIQIGNPFHFGGLVSVFNANTISKVDLYTGALPARFGNVKSAVIDVESRAPKTDALHGVLDANLLYAEGLVEGPVVPGLSFSLSGRRSYMDFLVAKLVPSFTVFPRFSDYQAKVSQQTPGDGRLDFLAIGSSDALALVLPDGTIGRGVGSISQDDGYRSTGATWRQPIGDGASNRLTINYQEPFQNVKVGTFLDISSNQFQWTIADDVVAQLNDAHQLRTGVRYDTINYLERRLQPKLPPGTNPSTIRPEDIDSLPKLSTDTTGNQKVYGAYVEDAWKVAQPLTLNLGLRYDRLQSTGEDKVGPRLGATWRMDEDTTWRLGYGQQFQFPEVSQLLPGVGNPKLTAPFSRDYVVGLDRQLTDNLLGKFELYHRDLLFLVTNDPFSNFSNEGSGYSNGAEATLELAETAGWSGSLALTYSRTFRQNPRVGHIPYDYDQPLIANLNMVAPKAWDWSPSLRLRYSSGRPYTPVTGRIQKPDGTWAPVNGTNNSARYPDGLTWSARVERPAGMFGREGLFYFEVTQQREALAIDYGKDYANYANPTYNYGIPAIPYIGYQLRF; encoded by the coding sequence ATGAACGCACGCACCCTCGCCCCCACGGCGATCGCCCTCGCCACGACCGTCCTCGTCGCGGCTCCCGCCCTCGCGGCCACCCTCTCGGGCACCGTCAAGGACAAGCAGACCGGCCGCCCCGTCGCCAACGCCCGCGTCACCGTCGTGGGTCCCGACCGCCGCGCCGAGGTCAAAGCCGACGGCAGCTTCTCGCTCGACGGCCTCAAGCCCGGCACCTACCCGGTCAAGGTCGAGGCTCCGGGCTACCTGCCTCTGGTCATCGGCAAGGTCTCCTTCTCGGACGCGCGCCCCGTCCAGCTGAACGCCTCGCTCAAGGTCGGCACCCTCTCGGCGCCCACCCAGGTGGTCTCGGGCGATCGCCCGGCACGCCTCGCGCAGACCGAAACCAGCCGCCGCTCTTTCACCGCCGAAGAGGTCCGCAAGGTCGCAGGCGCGCGCAACGATCCCATCCTCGCGGTCACCAACACCGCGGGCGTCAACGCGGGCGGCTTCTCGGGGGCGCCGGTGGTGCGCGGCGGCGGGCCCAACGACAACCGCTACTACCTGGACAACATCCAGATCGGCAACCCCTTCCACTTCGGCGGCCTGGTCAGCGTCTTCAACGCCAACACCATCTCCAAGGTGGACCTCTACACCGGGGCCCTGCCCGCGCGCTTCGGCAACGTCAAGTCGGCCGTCATCGACGTGGAGAGCCGAGCACCCAAGACCGACGCCCTGCACGGCGTCCTGGACGCGAACCTCCTCTACGCCGAGGGTCTCGTCGAAGGCCCCGTCGTGCCGGGTCTCTCGTTCTCGCTCTCGGGCCGGCGCAGCTACATGGACTTCCTGGTCGCGAAGCTCGTGCCCAGCTTTACCGTCTTTCCGCGCTTCTCGGACTACCAGGCCAAGGTCTCCCAGCAAACGCCGGGCGACGGGCGGCTGGATTTCTTGGCCATCGGCTCGTCCGATGCGCTCGCGCTGGTCTTGCCCGACGGCACCATCGGGCGCGGGGTGGGCAGCATCTCGCAGGACGACGGCTACCGCAGCACCGGGGCGACCTGGCGCCAGCCCATCGGCGACGGCGCCTCCAATCGCCTGACGATCAACTACCAGGAACCCTTCCAGAACGTGAAGGTCGGCACCTTCCTGGACATCAGCTCCAACCAGTTCCAGTGGACGATCGCGGACGACGTGGTCGCCCAGCTCAACGACGCCCACCAGCTCCGCACGGGCGTACGCTACGACACCATCAACTACCTGGAGCGCCGGCTGCAGCCCAAGCTCCCGCCCGGCACCAACCCCTCGACCATCCGGCCCGAGGACATCGATAGCCTGCCCAAGCTCTCGACCGACACCACGGGCAACCAGAAGGTCTACGGGGCCTACGTCGAAGACGCCTGGAAGGTGGCGCAACCCCTCACCCTCAACCTGGGCCTGCGCTACGACCGCTTGCAGAGCACGGGCGAGGACAAGGTGGGGCCGCGCCTGGGGGCGACCTGGCGCATGGACGAGGACACCACCTGGCGCCTCGGCTATGGCCAGCAGTTCCAGTTCCCCGAGGTCAGCCAGCTGCTGCCCGGCGTCGGCAACCCCAAGCTGACGGCCCCCTTCTCGCGGGACTACGTGGTCGGGCTGGATCGCCAGCTCACGGACAACCTGCTCGGCAAGTTCGAGCTCTATCACCGAGACCTCTTGTTCCTGGTGACGAACGATCCGTTCAGCAACTTCAGCAACGAGGGTTCGGGCTACTCCAACGGCGCCGAGGCGACCCTCGAACTCGCCGAAACGGCCGGGTGGTCGGGCTCGCTCGCCCTCACCTACTCGCGCACTTTCCGGCAGAACCCGCGGGTCGGTCACATCCCCTACGACTACGACCAGCCCCTCATCGCCAACCTGAACATGGTCGCTCCCAAGGCCTGGGACTGGTCGCCCTCGCTGCGCCTGCGCTATTCGAGCGGTAGACCCTACACCCCGGTCACGGGCCGCATCCAGAAACCGGACGGCACCTGGGCGCCCGTCAACGGAACGAACAACTCAGCCCGCTACCCGGACGGCCTCACCTGGTCGGCACGCGTGGAGCGACCCGCCGGGATGTTCGGTCGCGAGGGGCTGTTCTACTTCGAGGTGACCCAGCAGCGCGAAGCCCTCGCCATCGACTACGGCAAGGATTACGCGAACTACGCGAACCCCACCTACAACTACGGCATCCCCGCGATTCCCTACATCGGCTACCAGCTCCGCTTCTGA
- a CDS encoding PAS domain S-box protein, with the protein MADQVTMGASRALGEGYHKHEVPALYLKKWQKTVDVAAQACGASAALIRRVWSDRLEVLVSSSGEALPCCPPGKTTALGAGLFCERVLATRSPLMVADALEAPEWREGPDANQGMLSYLGVPLLWPDKTVFGTLCLLSTQPLAFTTANQDLLDQLKEVIEGDFRILHYSRELDRRKAILEEQVAERTASLRLILDSAAEAIYGIDLDGRCTFCNQASLRILGYADAQELLGKDMHALVHHSRADGQPIPLEECRIIRAVRRGDEIHVDDEVLWRKDGTSFPAEYWSYPQRKGDRLVGAVITCLDITERKRAEQEIRRLNAGLEERVRERTAQLSALNQVLNESELRLKQAQQIGRVGSWEWVLADETICWSDELYELLGLSPEAAKPSLSLFLERVHPEDRERLRQRMEDLRLGKAAFDEHYRLLLPDGSIRLMHGVSERVFEQGDRPVRVIGIAQDITEQKRLEQQLREQFEQLMELDRLKSNFVNSVTHELRTPLTSIRGYSEFLADELGGSLTPLQRSYVTEIERGALRLELLLDDLLDFARIEAGTFRLMCQEADFYSKVDEIVESLQPLALQAQVRLERILPPEPLLFSMDARRIGQVLLNLINNALKFTPPGGRVQVRTRIEGEAVRCEVEDTGEGIAPEDFPKLFTRFGQLPAGLKKGSGTGLGLSISKALIEAHGGSIGVESTFGQGSVFWFTLPLTRAADDPGVQLG; encoded by the coding sequence TTGGCCGATCAAGTGACCATGGGCGCTTCGCGGGCGCTCGGTGAAGGCTACCACAAACACGAGGTCCCGGCGCTCTACCTGAAGAAGTGGCAGAAGACCGTCGACGTGGCGGCGCAGGCGTGCGGGGCCTCCGCTGCGCTAATCCGGCGCGTCTGGTCGGATCGCCTCGAAGTCCTGGTCTCGAGCAGCGGCGAGGCCCTTCCCTGTTGTCCCCCTGGGAAGACGACAGCCCTCGGGGCTGGGCTTTTCTGCGAGCGTGTGCTGGCCACGCGCTCGCCGCTCATGGTCGCCGATGCCCTGGAAGCGCCGGAGTGGCGAGAGGGGCCGGACGCCAACCAGGGCATGCTCAGCTACCTGGGTGTGCCGCTGCTTTGGCCTGACAAGACGGTCTTCGGGACCCTGTGCCTCCTCTCCACGCAGCCGCTGGCCTTTACCACCGCGAACCAGGACCTGCTCGACCAGCTTAAGGAGGTCATCGAAGGGGACTTCCGGATCCTCCACTACTCGCGGGAGCTGGACCGGCGAAAGGCGATCCTGGAAGAGCAGGTCGCAGAGCGCACAGCGAGCCTCAGGCTCATCCTCGACTCCGCGGCCGAGGCCATCTACGGCATCGACCTCGACGGGCGCTGCACCTTCTGCAACCAGGCCAGCCTTCGCATCCTGGGATACGCGGATGCGCAGGAGCTGCTGGGCAAGGACATGCACGCGCTGGTCCACCACTCGCGCGCCGACGGCCAGCCCATTCCGCTGGAAGAGTGCCGGATCATCCGGGCCGTCAGGCGAGGCGATGAGATCCATGTCGATGACGAGGTGCTCTGGCGCAAGGACGGCACGAGTTTTCCCGCGGAGTACTGGTCGTACCCCCAGCGCAAGGGGGATCGGCTCGTCGGGGCCGTCATCACCTGCTTGGACATCACGGAGCGCAAGCGGGCCGAGCAAGAGATCAGACGTCTCAACGCCGGCCTGGAGGAGCGCGTCCGGGAGCGAACCGCCCAGTTGAGCGCCCTCAACCAGGTTCTGAACGAGAGCGAGCTGCGCCTGAAGCAGGCGCAGCAGATCGGCCGGGTCGGAAGCTGGGAGTGGGTCCTGGCCGACGAGACGATCTGCTGGAGCGACGAGCTGTACGAGCTCCTGGGGCTCTCGCCCGAGGCCGCCAAGCCGAGCCTATCGCTGTTCCTCGAACGGGTCCATCCCGAGGATCGGGAGCGGCTGCGGCAGCGCATGGAGGACCTCAGGCTTGGCAAGGCGGCTTTTGACGAGCATTACCGCTTGTTGCTCCCTGATGGCTCCATCCGCCTGATGCATGGGGTCTCGGAGCGCGTGTTCGAGCAAGGCGATCGCCCGGTTCGGGTCATCGGGATCGCCCAGGACATCACCGAGCAGAAGCGCCTGGAGCAGCAACTGCGAGAGCAGTTCGAGCAGTTGATGGAGCTCGATCGCTTGAAGAGCAACTTCGTCAACTCCGTCACGCACGAGCTGAGGACCCCGCTGACCTCGATCCGGGGGTACAGCGAGTTTCTTGCCGACGAGCTCGGCGGCTCCTTGACGCCGCTGCAGCGGAGCTACGTGACGGAGATCGAGCGCGGCGCCTTGCGCCTGGAGCTTTTGCTGGACGATCTCCTGGACTTTGCCCGGATCGAGGCGGGCACCTTCCGGCTGATGTGTCAGGAGGCCGATTTCTACTCCAAGGTCGACGAGATCGTCGAGAGCCTGCAACCGCTGGCCCTTCAGGCACAGGTGCGCCTTGAGCGCATCCTTCCCCCGGAGCCCCTCCTGTTCTCGATGGACGCGCGCCGGATCGGCCAGGTCCTTCTCAACCTGATCAACAACGCCCTCAAGTTCACCCCGCCGGGCGGCAGGGTCCAGGTGCGGACGCGCATCGAGGGCGAGGCGGTCCGGTGCGAGGTCGAGGACACGGGCGAAGGCATCGCGCCCGAGGACTTCCCGAAGTTGTTCACCCGCTTCGGCCAGTTGCCGGCAGGCCTCAAGAAGGGGAGCGGGACCGGGCTGGGGCTGAGTATCAGCAAGGCCCTGATCGAGGCTCACGGGGGGAGCATCGGGGTGGAGAGCACGTTCGGCCAGGGCAGCGTCTTCTGGTTCACCTTGCCGCTCACGCGCGCCGCTGATGACCCGGGAGTGCAGCTCGGCTGA
- a CDS encoding GAF domain-containing protein, with amino-acid sequence MDTTQEIPPAYLAKWQKTLDILAELFEVPAALIMRVWPEQIEVLLASLGESNPYEEHEKAELGTGLYCETVMATRSPLLVPNALADPAWDHNPDLKLNMVNYLGVPLIWPDDEIFGTICVLDAKTRTYSEQYQMLLWHFKEVIEADFRKILHPADAGGIDEQRIKLLEGKIEAMLGELGRALRDGDRTEALVPRVPREAVEAWPIK; translated from the coding sequence ATGGACACGACGCAGGAGATTCCTCCGGCCTACCTCGCCAAGTGGCAGAAGACCCTGGACATCCTGGCCGAGCTCTTCGAGGTCCCGGCCGCGCTGATCATGCGCGTCTGGCCGGAGCAGATCGAGGTGCTGCTCGCGAGCCTGGGCGAGAGCAACCCCTACGAGGAGCATGAGAAGGCCGAGCTCGGTACCGGGCTTTACTGCGAGACCGTGATGGCCACGCGCTCACCGCTCCTGGTGCCCAACGCCCTCGCGGATCCGGCATGGGATCACAACCCGGACCTCAAGCTGAACATGGTCAATTACCTGGGGGTTCCCCTGATCTGGCCCGACGACGAGATCTTCGGGACCATCTGCGTGCTCGATGCGAAGACGCGGACCTACTCCGAGCAGTATCAGATGCTCCTCTGGCACTTCAAGGAAGTCATCGAGGCCGATTTTCGGAAGATCCTGCACCCGGCGGATGCCGGTGGCATCGACGAACAGCGAATCAAACTGCTCGAGGGAAAGATCGAGGCCATGCTCGGTGAACTGGGGCGAGCGCTTCGCGATGGTGATAGGACGGAGGCCCTTGTCCCCCGTGTTCCCAGGGAGGCGGTGGAGGCTTGGCCGATCAAGTGA
- a CDS encoding thermonuclease family protein produces the protein MPSRLRPIAAAALFVALFALPASAETLRGKVIKVADGDTITILVDGAKERIRLVGIDTPEKKQVPWGPRASAFTQKLVMGKEVRVETDVEPRDRYGRVLGYVYVGKTFVNLELVRQGYAMLYTSPPNVAHTDEFVAAQREAREAGRNIWSPRDGLTETPYEYRHKGKKPPKKIGQEGLPAAQ, from the coding sequence ATGCCCTCTCGCCTGCGTCCCATTGCCGCCGCGGCGCTCTTCGTCGCCTTGTTCGCCCTCCCTGCTTCCGCCGAGACCCTGCGCGGCAAGGTCATCAAGGTCGCCGACGGCGATACCATCACGATCCTGGTCGATGGCGCCAAGGAGCGCATCCGCCTGGTCGGCATCGATACCCCCGAGAAGAAGCAGGTCCCCTGGGGGCCGCGCGCCTCTGCCTTCACCCAGAAGCTGGTGATGGGCAAGGAGGTGCGGGTCGAGACGGACGTGGAGCCGCGCGATCGCTACGGCCGGGTGCTCGGCTACGTCTACGTGGGCAAGACCTTCGTGAACCTCGAACTGGTCCGCCAGGGCTACGCCATGCTCTACACCTCGCCGCCCAACGTGGCGCACACCGACGAGTTCGTGGCCGCCCAGCGCGAGGCCCGCGAGGCCGGGCGCAACATCTGGTCGCCCCGGGACGGCTTGACGGAAACCCCTTACGAGTACCGCCACAAGGGCAAGAAGCCTCCCAAGAAGATCGGTCAGGAAGGCTTGCCCGCCGCCCAGTGA
- a CDS encoding MFS transporter, translating to MTREQKLTLIGIFMAMFLAALDQTIVSTAMPRIVTELGGTSLYAWVATTYLLTSTVSGPVFGRLTETVVSKWALLAAVVVFLFGSALCGAAPNMEALVAFRGIQGLGGGALFAVVLTVFALMFPPRERGKLQGLFGAIFGISSILGPWLGGFITDHISWRWVFYINMPVGAIALYFIIRHMPAIEPPSRQRFDVLGAVSLAVWTVPLMLIISWGGHTYAWTSVQILGLAALTLAGLGLFIWAERRSDAPLFDLGLFKLPTFTWASAAAFFFGGAFMGAIIFLPLYLVQVKGISSTYSGLSMTPLSFGMMAGSITAGRLASKTGRYKYLMIISAVWLLGCVTALHFIMTADTPLWQIVTLMVLIGLGFGPSMPLYPLAVQNAVERERIGTASSANMFFRQVGSTMGVALLGSVLVTTLQTEIPKHLPAGGANPAAFKMQGEGQMQDAGALEAKIKTQFDGLYADMAGAIKGDKAAYEKVMANPMVPAERKAMMQPGGIPAALKAQFGEPKTPAEQARLDGAIAQAEGQALAGLRKGLDEAAAQLVAKLKEGFNAGITEAMRQIYLYVAILVLLSLFAIFLLPNAELKHHGAPGGKPGEAPTGMPAAH from the coding sequence ATGACCCGAGAGCAAAAACTCACGCTTATCGGCATCTTCATGGCCATGTTCCTGGCCGCCCTGGATCAGACCATCGTCTCGACCGCCATGCCCCGGATCGTCACCGAGCTGGGCGGCACCAGCCTCTACGCCTGGGTCGCGACCACCTACCTGCTCACCTCGACCGTGTCGGGCCCCGTCTTCGGGCGCCTGACCGAGACGGTGGTGAGCAAATGGGCGCTCTTGGCGGCGGTTGTCGTCTTCCTCTTCGGCTCGGCCCTCTGCGGCGCGGCCCCCAACATGGAGGCTTTGGTCGCCTTCCGCGGCATCCAGGGCCTGGGCGGCGGCGCGCTGTTCGCCGTGGTCCTCACCGTCTTCGCCCTGATGTTCCCCCCGCGCGAGCGCGGCAAGCTCCAGGGCCTCTTCGGCGCCATCTTCGGGATTTCGAGCATCCTCGGTCCGTGGCTCGGCGGCTTCATTACCGACCACATCAGCTGGCGCTGGGTGTTCTACATCAACATGCCGGTGGGCGCGATCGCCCTCTACTTCATCATCCGCCACATGCCGGCCATCGAGCCTCCCTCGCGCCAGCGCTTCGACGTGCTGGGCGCCGTCAGCCTCGCGGTCTGGACCGTGCCCCTCATGCTCATCATCAGCTGGGGCGGCCACACCTACGCCTGGACCTCGGTGCAGATCCTCGGCCTGGCCGCCCTCACCCTGGCGGGGCTCGGCCTGTTCATCTGGGCGGAGCGCCGCAGTGATGCGCCCCTCTTCGACCTGGGCCTGTTCAAGCTGCCTACCTTCACCTGGGCGAGCGCGGCGGCCTTCTTCTTCGGCGGCGCCTTCATGGGGGCCATCATCTTCCTGCCCCTCTACCTGGTCCAGGTCAAGGGCATCTCGAGCACCTACTCGGGCCTCAGCATGACCCCGCTCTCCTTCGGGATGATGGCGGGCAGCATCACCGCGGGGCGTCTTGCGAGCAAGACCGGGCGCTACAAGTACCTGATGATCATCAGCGCGGTGTGGCTGCTCGGCTGCGTGACGGCGCTCCACTTCATCATGACGGCCGATACGCCCTTGTGGCAGATCGTCACCCTGATGGTGCTCATTGGCCTGGGCTTCGGGCCCTCCATGCCCCTCTACCCCCTGGCCGTCCAGAACGCGGTCGAGCGCGAGCGCATCGGCACCGCGTCGAGCGCCAACATGTTCTTCCGCCAGGTCGGCTCGACCATGGGCGTGGCGCTGCTGGGCTCGGTGCTCGTCACCACTCTCCAGACCGAGATCCCCAAGCACCTGCCGGCGGGAGGCGCGAACCCTGCGGCCTTCAAGATGCAGGGCGAAGGCCAGATGCAGGACGCAGGCGCCCTCGAAGCCAAGATCAAGACGCAGTTCGACGGCCTCTACGCCGACATGGCCGGCGCCATCAAGGGCGACAAGGCCGCCTACGAGAAGGTCATGGCGAACCCCATGGTCCCTGCCGAGCGCAAGGCCATGATGCAGCCGGGCGGCATCCCCGCCGCCCTCAAGGCCCAGTTCGGCGAGCCCAAGACGCCCGCTGAGCAGGCCCGCCTCGACGGCGCCATCGCCCAGGCCGAAGGCCAGGCCCTCGCGGGGCTGCGCAAGGGCCTCGACGAGGCGGCCGCCCAGCTCGTCGCCAAGCTCAAGGAAGGCTTCAACGCCGGCATCACCGAGGCCATGCGTCAGATTTACCTGTACGTGGCCATCCTGGTGCTGCTGTCGCTGTTCGCCATCTTCTTGCTGCCGAACGCGGAGCTCAAGCACCACGGCGCGCCGGGCGGCAAGCCCGGTGAGGCTCCGACGGGCATGCCCGCGGCGCACTAA
- a CDS encoding TetR/AcrR family transcriptional regulator, translating into MGKYLLTELDPIAERILEAALQLLTERGYKGATTAAIAQQAGVAELTLFRHFGNKAALVKAACHRSLAALEDLVPEPTGDVEVDLLTFATRYLMHFKGARDRKIFVLPEIIRHPELRGDAAPPQIAAFRQRQNALIAHYQALGQLKPGDPSEIGMDFLGPLLSRVLMADLWGDPTRMDVPRYVRHFLTGWHVPVSSPSSQEGRV; encoded by the coding sequence ATGGGTAAGTACTTACTTACAGAGCTGGACCCCATCGCCGAGCGCATCCTGGAAGCGGCCCTGCAACTGCTGACCGAGCGCGGCTACAAGGGGGCCACCACGGCGGCGATCGCCCAGCAGGCGGGGGTTGCCGAGCTCACCCTCTTTCGCCACTTCGGCAACAAGGCGGCGCTCGTCAAGGCGGCCTGCCACCGCTCGCTTGCGGCCCTGGAGGATCTGGTCCCGGAGCCCACGGGCGACGTGGAGGTGGATCTGCTCACCTTCGCCACGCGCTACCTGATGCACTTCAAGGGTGCGCGGGACCGCAAGATCTTCGTCCTGCCCGAGATCATCCGGCACCCGGAGCTCAGAGGCGACGCGGCCCCGCCGCAGATCGCGGCCTTCCGCCAGCGGCAGAACGCCCTCATCGCGCATTACCAGGCCCTGGGCCAGCTGAAGCCCGGGGATCCGAGCGAGATCGGCATGGACTTCCTCGGCCCCCTCTTGAGCCGCGTGCTGATGGCGGACCTGTGGGGCGACCCGACGCGCATGGACGTTCCACGCTACGTTCGCCACTTCCTCACGGGGTGGCATGTCCCTGTTTCTTCCCCCTCTTCACAAGAAGGACGCGTATGA
- the sfsA gene encoding DNA/RNA nuclease SfsA has translation MEYPAPLIPGTLLKRYKRFLADVRLETGEVVTAHCANSGSMRGCDAPESPVLLSFRDDPARKLKYTWELVKVGPTWVGINTALPNRIVAEAITAGAIPELAGYSTLKPEQKYGQNSRIDLLLSDPEKGRCYVEVKNVTLAEGAQALFPDAVTERGAKHLRELSDMVAEGHRAVMVYLVQREDCDRFWPAEAIDPVYAAAFETATATGVEALCYRCTVTPEGVTVAERLPITRG, from the coding sequence ATGGAATACCCCGCTCCGCTCATCCCCGGCACCCTCCTCAAGCGCTACAAGCGCTTCTTGGCCGACGTGCGCCTCGAAACCGGCGAGGTCGTGACCGCCCACTGCGCCAACTCGGGCTCCATGCGCGGCTGCGACGCGCCCGAGAGCCCCGTCCTGCTCAGCTTCCGCGACGATCCGGCGCGCAAGCTCAAGTACACCTGGGAGCTGGTGAAGGTGGGTCCGACCTGGGTGGGGATCAACACCGCCCTGCCCAACCGGATCGTGGCCGAGGCGATCACGGCGGGCGCTATCCCCGAGCTTGCGGGCTATTCGACCCTCAAGCCCGAGCAGAAGTACGGCCAGAACAGCCGGATCGACCTACTGCTGAGCGATCCCGAGAAGGGGCGCTGCTATGTGGAGGTCAAGAACGTGACCCTCGCCGAGGGGGCGCAGGCCCTCTTCCCCGATGCGGTGACCGAGCGCGGCGCCAAGCACCTGCGGGAGCTGAGCGACATGGTGGCCGAGGGGCACCGGGCGGTGATGGTCTATCTGGTCCAGCGCGAAGACTGCGATCGCTTCTGGCCCGCCGAGGCCATCGACCCCGTCTACGCCGCGGCCTTCGAAACAGCCACCGCCACGGGGGTCGAGGCCCTCTGCTACCGCTGCACGGTGACGCCCGAGGGGGTAACGGTCGCCGAGCGCCTGCCCATCACCCGCGGATAA
- a CDS encoding EF-hand domain-containing protein produces MKKFVLSALALTMLAGCGVGGVGPMTANKSSAIGALSKESFAKLVDSTRAFVKVKFDEADLDKSGFLSKDEAMPVGTAYVLGQSRLGAFEVLDADKDGQLAFGEIATDVVVKDIAQNLHVQLVNLFVGLDRDSDMVLKGDEIPPAYDLNGNGQVPFGEYEEAYVTFSMAGTAGQVRYLIALYDTNRDGLLTLTDLRKAPLSEPVGGWAAGQKDAQLREFFKQADTNHDNRLSFDELKAVLPGPLALPAAK; encoded by the coding sequence GTGAAGAAATTCGTCCTTTCCGCCCTCGCGCTCACCATGCTCGCCGGCTGCGGCGTCGGGGGCGTCGGGCCGATGACGGCGAACAAGTCTTCCGCGATTGGTGCCCTGTCCAAGGAGAGCTTCGCCAAGCTCGTGGATTCGACGCGCGCCTTCGTGAAGGTCAAGTTCGACGAGGCGGATCTGGACAAGTCTGGGTTCCTCTCGAAGGATGAGGCGATGCCCGTCGGCACCGCCTACGTGCTCGGTCAATCGCGCCTCGGGGCCTTCGAGGTGCTCGACGCGGACAAGGATGGCCAGCTGGCCTTCGGCGAAATTGCGACCGACGTCGTGGTCAAGGACATCGCCCAGAACCTTCACGTCCAGCTGGTCAACCTCTTCGTCGGCCTGGATCGTGACAGCGACATGGTGCTGAAGGGCGACGAGATCCCGCCCGCCTACGACCTCAACGGCAACGGCCAGGTGCCCTTCGGCGAGTACGAAGAGGCCTACGTGACCTTCTCGATGGCGGGCACCGCCGGCCAGGTGCGCTACCTCATCGCCCTCTACGACACCAACCGTGACGGCCTGCTCACCCTCACCGACCTGCGTAAGGCTCCCTTGAGCGAGCCGGTCGGCGGCTGGGCCGCCGGTCAGAAGGACGCCCAGCTTCGCGAGTTCTTCAAGCAGGCGGATACCAACCACGACAACCGCCTCAGCTTCGACGAGCTCAAGGCGGTCCTGCCGGGGCCGCTCGCCCTCCCGGCGGCCAAGTAA
- a CDS encoding MBL fold metallo-hydrolase, producing the protein MKRFITLVSLLACGLLTWSGPAAGSAQPVVADKAPLTASQAPAQGSIRFSIIKTAQVKTREGLAYSGGSLFKEATMNHTAVLVSHPKGSFLFDTGLGEHIDAQFGQDMPWWAKPFFTYGKVTPARRQLDAAGLPAITRIILSHGHWDHASGLEDFPEAEVWLPSAEREFLDHEHPGAVLPSQITPPSIRWKAYDLTDRPYATYPRSHDLFGDGRAVLVSMPGHTPGSVGLFLTVSSGKQYFFVGDTVWRLEAAKQVRPKFWVASRIVDHDRPETLAGVQKLHAVMSAQPALVVVPAHDASVHDELGYFPQWVE; encoded by the coding sequence ATGAAACGCTTCATCACGCTCGTCTCTCTCTTGGCTTGTGGCCTGCTCACCTGGTCTGGCCCGGCGGCAGGCTCCGCGCAGCCCGTCGTCGCCGACAAGGCGCCGCTGACGGCGTCACAGGCGCCTGCCCAGGGATCGATCCGCTTCTCGATCATCAAGACGGCGCAGGTCAAGACCCGTGAAGGCCTCGCCTACTCTGGCGGCAGCTTGTTCAAGGAGGCGACCATGAACCATACGGCGGTGCTCGTCAGCCACCCCAAAGGCTCCTTTTTGTTCGATACCGGCCTGGGCGAGCACATCGACGCCCAGTTCGGCCAGGACATGCCGTGGTGGGCGAAGCCCTTCTTCACCTACGGCAAGGTTACGCCGGCCAGGCGCCAGCTCGACGCGGCAGGGCTTCCAGCGATCACGCGGATCATCCTGTCGCACGGGCACTGGGACCATGCGAGCGGTCTCGAGGACTTCCCCGAGGCGGAGGTGTGGCTGCCTTCGGCCGAGCGCGAGTTCCTCGACCACGAGCACCCCGGGGCGGTCCTGCCCTCGCAAATCACGCCGCCCTCCATCCGCTGGAAGGCCTACGACCTGACGGATCGGCCCTATGCCACCTACCCGCGAAGCCACGATCTCTTCGGGGACGGTCGGGCGGTACTGGTCTCCATGCCCGGCCACACGCCAGGATCCGTCGGCTTGTTCCTCACCGTCTCGTCCGGCAAGCAGTATTTCTTCGTCGGCGACACGGTGTGGCGGCTCGAAGCGGCGAAACAGGTGCGCCCCAAGTTCTGGGTAGCGAGCCGGATCGTCGACCACGACCGTCCGGAGACGCTAGCGGGCGTGCAGAAGCTGCACGCGGTCATGAGCGCGCAGCCGGCGCTCGTCGTCGTGCCGGCGCATGACGCCTCCGTTCACGACGAGCTCGGGTACTTTCCCCAGTGGGTCGAGTGA